Proteins encoded by one window of Collimonas fungivorans:
- a CDS encoding urease accessory protein UreD, which translates to MDNFTAQPMPASAEPVVPTTLPAAPSDAVRGAGNQAWLSLRFGDDQGTTRLLERAHYGPLRVQKALYPEHPSICHAIIVHPPGGVVGGDQLAIKADVGAGAHAFLTTPGAAKWYQANGKLSQQQVKLQLADSATLEWLPQETIFFDQAEVALVHEVELQGEARYIGGEILCFGRTASGETFNNGRISQQTSIRRDGKLLWFEQGALSGASPAMHNHLGLAGCTVCATLVVAGKPFSPGFVQQLRELSNQLAAGQAGVGVTQVKSVLVLRHLGHSSELARQWMMQAWQLIRPQLLGHEALIPRIWNT; encoded by the coding sequence ATGGATAATTTCACTGCTCAGCCCATGCCGGCTAGCGCCGAGCCCGTTGTGCCCACAACCCTGCCCGCAGCCCCGTCCGACGCGGTGCGGGGCGCCGGCAACCAGGCCTGGCTGTCGCTGCGCTTTGGCGACGACCAGGGCACCACGCGCCTGCTGGAGCGCGCCCATTACGGTCCCTTGCGCGTGCAAAAGGCGCTGTATCCGGAACATCCCTCGATCTGCCACGCCATCATCGTCCATCCGCCCGGCGGCGTAGTGGGCGGCGACCAGCTGGCCATCAAGGCCGACGTCGGCGCCGGCGCCCATGCTTTCCTCACCACGCCCGGCGCCGCCAAGTGGTACCAGGCCAACGGCAAGCTTTCGCAGCAGCAGGTCAAACTGCAGCTTGCCGATTCGGCAACGCTGGAATGGCTACCGCAGGAAACCATTTTTTTCGACCAGGCCGAGGTTGCGCTGGTCCATGAAGTCGAACTGCAAGGCGAAGCCCGCTACATCGGCGGCGAAATCCTGTGCTTCGGCCGCACCGCCTCGGGCGAAACATTCAACAACGGCCGCATCTCGCAGCAGACCAGCATCCGCCGCGACGGCAAACTATTATGGTTTGAACAAGGCGCGCTGAGCGGCGCCAGCCCGGCCATGCACAACCACCTGGGATTGGCGGGCTGTACTGTCTGCGCCACCCTGGTGGTGGCCGGCAAGCCGTTTTCACCTGGCTTCGTACAACAGTTGCGTGAACTCTCGAACCAGCTGGCGGCAGGCCAGGCCGGCGTCGGCGTCACGCAGGTGAAGTCGGTCCTGGTGCTGCGCCACCTGGGTCACTCCAGCGAACTGGCGCGGCAGTGGATGATGCAAGCCTGGCAGCTGATCCGCCCGCAACTGCTTGGACATGAAGCATTGATACCGCGTATCTGGAACACATGA
- a CDS encoding urease subunit gamma, whose amino-acid sequence MDLTPREKDKLLIFTAALLAERRLARGLKLNYPEAIALISAAIMEGARDGKSVAELMSYGSQILTRADVMDGIAEMIPDIQVEATFPDGSKLVTVHHPIP is encoded by the coding sequence ATGGACTTGACGCCGAGAGAGAAAGACAAGCTGCTGATCTTCACCGCCGCCCTGCTGGCGGAACGACGCCTGGCGCGCGGCCTGAAGCTGAACTACCCGGAAGCGATCGCTCTGATCAGCGCCGCCATCATGGAAGGCGCGCGCGACGGCAAGAGCGTCGCCGAACTGATGTCCTACGGCAGCCAGATCCTGACGCGCGCCGACGTGATGGACGGCATCGCCGAAATGATTCCCGACATCCAGGTCGAAGCCACTTTCCCGGATGGCAGCAAGCTGGTCACCGTGCATCACCCCATTCCCTAA
- a CDS encoding TetR family transcriptional regulator, which yields MKSPTRNAGETRERILAAARIWFSRDNYQNVGIRDIAADAGVDAALVNRYFGSKEKLFAKVLEGGFLLEEHLTGDLCDFGAYMVARIMADAEPQPDREFDALRVLLRAAGSQLTAPIVAERFHAEFVQPLAARLRGPDAELRAALAASYIIGLATMRHALLSPFLPHTSLDQVAARTGSAIQACIDS from the coding sequence GTGAAATCACCCACGAGAAATGCAGGCGAAACCCGCGAGCGCATCCTGGCGGCGGCACGCATATGGTTTTCGCGCGACAACTACCAGAACGTCGGCATCCGCGACATTGCAGCCGACGCCGGCGTCGATGCGGCGCTGGTGAACCGCTATTTCGGGAGCAAGGAAAAGCTGTTTGCGAAAGTGCTGGAAGGCGGCTTCCTGCTGGAAGAACATCTGACGGGAGATCTCTGCGATTTTGGCGCATACATGGTGGCGCGGATCATGGCCGATGCCGAACCGCAGCCGGACCGGGAGTTCGATGCCTTGCGCGTGCTGTTGCGCGCAGCCGGCAGCCAGCTGACCGCACCCATCGTCGCCGAACGCTTCCATGCCGAATTCGTGCAGCCGCTGGCGGCACGGCTGCGTGGACCTGATGCGGAGTTGCGGGCGGCGCTGGCGGCGTCCTACATCATCGGCCTGGCCACCATGCGCCATGCCCTGCTCTCGCCTTTTCTCCCGCACACCAGCCTGGACCAGGTTGCCGCCCGGACCGGCAGCGCGATCCAGGCCTGCATCGATTCATAA
- a CDS encoding urease subunit beta → MIPGEMQIQSGDIELNVGRRCSSVTVANSGDRPIQIGSHFHFYEVNPALLFEREDAYGMRLNIAAGTAVRFEPGQKRTVELVELAGDRIVYGFNGKVMGALAKRVKS, encoded by the coding sequence ATGATTCCAGGAGAAATGCAGATCCAGAGCGGCGACATCGAACTCAATGTCGGCCGCCGCTGCAGCAGCGTCACCGTCGCCAACAGCGGCGACCGGCCGATCCAGATCGGCTCGCATTTTCATTTTTACGAAGTCAACCCGGCCCTGCTGTTCGAGCGCGAGGATGCCTACGGCATGCGGCTCAATATCGCGGCCGGCACCGCCGTACGTTTCGAGCCGGGCCAGAAACGCACGGTGGAACTGGTGGAACTGGCGGGCGACCGCATCGTCTACGGCTTCAACGGCAAGGTCATGGGTGCATTGGCGAAACGAGTAAAATCATGA
- a CDS encoding urease accessory protein UreF, translated as MNATALLHLLQLASPSLPIGAYSYSQGLETAIDRGWVKDPESARDWISNNLRQVVALFEAPVLWRLLQAFEGRDGAAVALWTERFIAARDTAEFRAETIQMGYSLGKLAIELQVGDASLLAILQAQPELPLPTAYAYAAVALQVPHEAALLGMLFSWAENQVLVCVKSVPLGQVAGQRLLLSLQAELQLAARHAQELADHELSNWAPGLSLLSMQHEEQYSRLYRS; from the coding sequence ATGAACGCGACCGCGCTGCTCCACCTGCTGCAACTGGCCAGCCCATCGTTGCCGATCGGCGCCTACAGCTATTCGCAGGGACTGGAAACGGCGATCGACAGGGGCTGGGTCAAGGATCCGGAATCCGCGCGCGACTGGATCAGCAACAACCTGCGGCAAGTGGTGGCGCTATTCGAGGCGCCCGTCTTGTGGCGCCTGCTGCAAGCGTTCGAAGGCCGCGACGGCGCCGCGGTTGCACTGTGGACTGAACGCTTCATCGCAGCGCGCGACACGGCGGAATTCCGCGCTGAAACCATACAGATGGGATATTCGCTGGGCAAGCTGGCGATCGAATTGCAGGTAGGCGACGCCAGCCTGCTGGCGATCCTGCAGGCGCAGCCGGAACTGCCGCTGCCGACCGCCTACGCCTACGCCGCGGTGGCGCTGCAGGTGCCGCATGAGGCGGCGCTGCTGGGCATGCTGTTTTCCTGGGCGGAAAACCAGGTGCTGGTATGCGTCAAGTCGGTCCCGCTGGGCCAGGTTGCGGGCCAGCGCCTGTTGCTGTCTTTGCAGGCGGAACTGCAGCTGGCCGCACGGCATGCGCAAGAACTGGCCGACCATGAACTGTCCAACTGGGCGCCGGGCCTGTCATTGCTGTCGATGCAGCATGAAGAACAATACAGCCGTCTCTACCGCTCCTGA
- the ureG gene encoding urease accessory protein UreG, which translates to MTTSSISNPLRVGIGGPVGSGKTALCEMLCKGMRDRYDMAVITNDIYTKEDMEILLRADALPAERLMGVETGGCPHTAIREDASINLEAISRMSADFPNLDLILLESGGDNLAATFSPELSDLTIYVIDVAGGEKIPRKGGPGITRSDLLIINKTDLAPYVGANLDVMAHDAKKMRGERPFIFTNLRSGDGVEQVIAFIRQQGLLDQPK; encoded by the coding sequence ATGACCACTTCCTCAATATCCAATCCACTGCGCGTCGGCATCGGCGGCCCGGTCGGCTCCGGCAAGACCGCCCTGTGCGAAATGCTGTGCAAAGGCATGCGCGACCGTTACGACATGGCGGTCATCACCAACGACATCTACACCAAGGAAGACATGGAGATCCTGCTGCGCGCCGATGCCTTGCCGGCGGAGCGCCTGATGGGCGTGGAAACCGGCGGCTGCCCGCACACCGCGATACGCGAAGATGCTTCGATCAACCTGGAAGCGATTTCGCGCATGAGCGCCGACTTCCCCAATCTCGACCTGATCCTGCTGGAGTCCGGTGGCGACAACCTGGCAGCCACCTTCAGCCCTGAGCTGTCCGATCTGACCATCTACGTGATCGATGTCGCCGGCGGAGAAAAAATACCGCGCAAGGGCGGCCCCGGCATCACTCGCTCCGACCTGCTGATCATCAACAAGACCGACCTCGCCCCCTACGTCGGCGCCAACCTGGATGTGATGGCGCACGATGCCAAAAAGATGCGCGGCGAACGGCCGTTCATTTTCACCAACCTGCGCAGCGGCGACGGCGTTGAGCAAGTGATCGCTTTTATCCGCCAGCAAGGTTTGCTTGATCAACCTAAGTGA
- the ureE gene encoding urease accessory protein UreE, with the protein MLILNTKVEHADLIDGELVLPYELREKSRLRATLSSGEEVGVFTVRGTVLRHGDLLKGSDDSGAERVVKVMAAAEATYRIECASPHALLRCAFHLGNRHTQAHVGDGFLRIRKDAVLKEMLQGLQATVTEELAAFEPESGAYGGGHHHHHDGLLAPVPLRQKIHRPSDKPNQEPGA; encoded by the coding sequence ATGTTAATCCTCAACACAAAAGTAGAACATGCCGACTTGATCGACGGCGAACTGGTCCTGCCCTATGAGCTGCGCGAGAAAAGCCGCCTGCGCGCGACCCTGAGCAGCGGCGAAGAAGTAGGCGTATTCACGGTGCGCGGCACCGTATTGCGCCATGGCGACCTGCTCAAGGGCAGCGACGACAGCGGCGCGGAGCGCGTGGTCAAGGTCATGGCGGCCGCGGAAGCGACCTACCGTATCGAGTGCGCCAGTCCGCACGCCCTGCTGCGCTGCGCTTTCCACCTGGGCAACCGGCATACCCAGGCCCACGTCGGCGACGGCTTCCTGCGCATACGCAAGGATGCGGTGCTGAAGGAAATGCTGCAGGGCCTGCAGGCCACGGTCACCGAGGAACTGGCGGCGTTCGAGCCGGAATCGGGAGCCTACGGCGGCGGCCACCACCATCATCACGACGGCCTGCTGGCGCCGGTGCCGTTGCGCCAGAAAATCCACCGGCCCAGCGACAAGCCCAACCAAGAGCCCGGCGCCTAA
- the ureC gene encoding urease subunit alpha, with protein MSKISRHAYAEMYGPTTGDRIRLADTELFIEIEKDYATYGEEVKFGGGKVIRDGMGQSQRMHRDVMDTVITNAVIIDHWGIVKADIGIKGGKIAAIGKAGNPDIQPDVTMVIGGATEIIAGEGKIVTAGGIDCHIHFICPQQMEEALMSGVTTMLGGGTGPAAGTAATTCTPGPWHLHAMLSAADAFPMNLGFLGKGNISLPGPLEEQVRAGAIGLKLHEDWGSTPAAIDNCLSVADRMDVQVAIHSDTLNEGGFLEHTLAAFQDRTIHTFHTEGAGGGHAPDIIAAVGNSNVLPSSTNPTRPFTVNTLDEHLDMLMVCHHLDAAIAEDVAFAESRIRRETIAAEDILHDIGAISMMSSDSQAMGRVGEVILRTWQTAHKMKGQRGKLAEDSGSQADNFRVKRYIAKYTINPAITHGIAHVVGSIEVGKIADLVLWKPAFFGVKPSTILKSGMIAAAQMGDPNASIPTPQPVHYRMMFGAYGGGLKTSLTFVSQAAYDDGIGERLKLNKPVVAIKDVRHLRKHHMIHNSATPHMEVNPETYEVRADGELLVCEPASVLPMTQRYFLF; from the coding sequence ATGAGCAAGATCTCAAGGCACGCCTACGCCGAAATGTATGGCCCGACCACCGGCGACCGCATCCGCCTGGCCGATACCGAGCTGTTCATCGAAATCGAAAAAGACTACGCCACCTATGGCGAAGAAGTGAAGTTCGGCGGCGGCAAGGTGATCCGCGACGGCATGGGCCAGTCGCAACGTATGCATAGGGACGTGATGGACACCGTGATCACCAACGCCGTGATCATCGACCACTGGGGCATCGTCAAGGCCGACATCGGCATCAAGGGCGGCAAGATCGCCGCCATCGGCAAGGCCGGCAATCCGGATATCCAGCCGGACGTGACCATGGTGATCGGCGGCGCCACCGAAATCATCGCCGGCGAAGGCAAGATCGTCACCGCCGGCGGCATCGATTGCCATATCCATTTCATCTGCCCGCAGCAGATGGAAGAAGCCTTGATGAGCGGCGTCACCACCATGCTCGGCGGCGGCACCGGCCCGGCGGCAGGCACCGCCGCCACTACCTGCACACCCGGCCCGTGGCACCTGCATGCGATGCTGTCGGCGGCCGACGCCTTCCCGATGAACCTTGGGTTCCTCGGCAAGGGCAACATCAGCCTGCCGGGTCCGCTGGAAGAGCAGGTGCGCGCCGGCGCCATCGGCCTCAAGCTGCATGAAGACTGGGGCTCGACCCCGGCCGCCATCGACAACTGCCTGAGCGTGGCAGACCGCATGGACGTGCAGGTCGCAATCCACAGCGACACCTTGAACGAAGGCGGCTTCCTGGAACACACGCTGGCGGCGTTTCAAGACCGCACCATCCACACCTTCCATACCGAAGGCGCCGGCGGCGGCCATGCGCCGGACATCATCGCCGCGGTCGGCAACAGCAATGTGCTGCCCTCTTCCACCAACCCGACCCGGCCGTTTACCGTCAACACGCTGGACGAGCATCTCGACATGCTGATGGTCTGTCATCACCTGGATGCTGCGATTGCCGAAGACGTGGCGTTTGCCGAATCGCGCATCCGGCGCGAGACGATTGCGGCCGAAGATATCCTGCACGACATCGGCGCCATCAGCATGATGTCCTCCGATTCGCAAGCCATGGGCCGGGTCGGCGAAGTCATCCTGCGCACATGGCAGACTGCGCACAAGATGAAGGGCCAGCGCGGCAAGCTGGCCGAGGACAGCGGCAGCCAGGCCGACAATTTCCGCGTCAAGCGCTACATCGCCAAGTACACAATCAATCCCGCCATCACCCACGGCATCGCGCATGTGGTGGGTTCGATCGAGGTCGGCAAGATCGCCGACCTGGTGCTGTGGAAACCTGCTTTCTTCGGCGTCAAACCCTCCACCATCCTGAAGAGCGGCATGATCGCGGCGGCGCAGATGGGCGACCCGAACGCCTCCATCCCGACGCCGCAGCCGGTGCACTACCGGATGATGTTCGGCGCCTACGGCGGCGGCCTCAAGACCTCGCTCACCTTCGTCTCGCAAGCGGCGTACGACGACGGCATAGGCGAACGCCTGAAGCTGAACAAGCCGGTGGTAGCGATCAAGGACGTGCGCCACCTGCGCAAGCACCACATGATCCACAACAGCGCCACGCCGCATATGGAAGTCAATCCGGAAACCTATGAGGTGCGTGCCGACGGCGAGCTGCTGGTGTGCGAGCCGGCCAGCGTATTGCCGATGACGCAGCGCTATTTCTTATTCTGA
- a CDS encoding pirin family protein, with translation MTTSIAYRIPGRARDLGELVVRRVLPAGRHQSVGPFLFFDHMGPVDFPSGKGIDVRPHPHIGLATVTYLFEGAIRHHDSLGNDQEIIPGDVNWMTAGRGIVHAERTPAAQRANGWRLHGIQTWVALPLADEQGPPAFVHHPAASLPLVQGDGYRLRIIAGRAFGRQAPVKVLAPTLYVAAEMQAGAQFTLEPEYPQQAVYVASGSVTIDGEVLGMGELAVLEPDRAVNIAASETAQVMLLGGAPIDGPRTIWWNFVASDPQLIEAAKDNWREQRFDPVPGDDERIPLPEA, from the coding sequence ATGACTACCTCGATTGCATACCGGATACCCGGCCGCGCCCGCGATCTCGGCGAACTGGTGGTGCGCCGCGTACTGCCCGCCGGCCGCCACCAAAGCGTGGGGCCTTTCCTGTTTTTCGACCACATGGGGCCGGTCGACTTCCCCAGCGGCAAGGGCATCGATGTCCGCCCGCATCCGCACATCGGCCTGGCGACGGTCACCTATCTGTTCGAAGGCGCGATCCGCCACCATGACAGCCTGGGCAACGACCAGGAAATCATTCCCGGCGACGTCAACTGGATGACGGCCGGGCGCGGCATCGTCCACGCCGAACGCACGCCCGCGGCGCAGCGCGCCAATGGCTGGCGCTTGCACGGCATCCAGACCTGGGTGGCGCTGCCGCTGGCCGACGAACAAGGGCCGCCGGCTTTCGTCCACCATCCGGCCGCCAGCCTGCCCTTGGTCCAGGGCGACGGTTACCGGCTGCGCATCATCGCCGGCCGCGCTTTTGGCCGGCAGGCGCCGGTCAAAGTCCTGGCGCCGACCTTGTATGTCGCCGCCGAAATGCAGGCCGGCGCGCAGTTCACGCTGGAGCCGGAATATCCGCAGCAAGCCGTGTATGTCGCCAGCGGCAGCGTGACCATCGATGGCGAAGTGCTGGGAATGGGTGAGCTGGCCGTGCTGGAACCGGATCGGGCGGTCAATATCGCTGCCAGCGAAACGGCCCAGGTCATGCTGCTGGGCGGCGCTCCTATTGACGGGCCGCGCACCATCTGGTGGAATTTTGTCGCCAGCGATCCGCAACTGATCGAGGCCGCCAAAGACAACTGGCGCGAACAACGCTTCGATCCGGTGCCGGGCGACGATGAACGAATCCCCCTGCCGGAAGCATAA
- a CDS encoding HupE/UreJ family protein yields MSHPSASTYGRLSALAFAALSVAPAFAHPGHPDAFGFNNGFAHPFSGIDHLLAMLAVGLWAAQNKRSALWVLPLAFPLMMVVGALLAFAGLQMPGVETGIAASVAVLGLLIAFAIRMPLWASASVVSVFALFHGYAHGSELPHGASALWYGVGFVAATALLHLLGLAIGLVAGQKMATQAVRLGGVAIAAVGGYLLSGAF; encoded by the coding sequence ATGTCCCATCCCTCCGCCAGTACTTATGGCCGCCTCAGCGCGCTGGCTTTTGCCGCCCTCAGCGTCGCCCCGGCCTTCGCTCATCCCGGCCATCCCGATGCGTTCGGCTTCAACAACGGTTTTGCCCATCCATTCTCCGGCATCGACCATTTGCTGGCGATGCTGGCGGTCGGCTTGTGGGCAGCGCAAAACAAGCGCTCCGCGCTATGGGTGTTGCCGCTGGCGTTTCCGCTGATGATGGTGGTCGGCGCGCTACTGGCGTTCGCCGGCTTGCAGATGCCCGGGGTTGAAACCGGCATCGCGGCATCGGTCGCCGTGCTGGGCCTGCTGATCGCTTTCGCCATCCGCATGCCGCTCTGGGCCAGCGCCAGCGTTGTCTCCGTCTTTGCGCTGTTCCACGGTTATGCGCACGGCAGCGAGTTGCCGCACGGCGCCTCGGCGCTTTGGTATGGCGTCGGTTTTGTGGCAGCGACGGCGCTGCTGCATCTGCTCGGCCTGGCGATCGGCCTGGTCGCCGGGCAAAAAATGGCGACGCAGGCAGTGCGGCTGGGCGGCGTGGCGATTGCGGCGGTAGGCGGCTATTTGCTGTCCGGCGCATTCTAG